CCGCATTCGCGCTGCCGCGCCTGCAGCAGCGTCTCCTCTACCGGAGCCACTGGGAAGGCCAGCGGGTCGAGGCCGGGAGCCCTGGCCACGTCGTCGACCAGGAGCCACTTGTTGTGCTCGTCGTAGCCGACCACCCCGGCGGCGATTCCCCTGGCCCACTGGTCGAAGAGCCCGGCCAGGCTGGTGGCGGCACGGACGGACTCCCAGGCGTCTTCTGAGATCACGTAACGCCAGATCTCACCCTCGTGCTCGCCGGCGAGGACGAACGTGTAGAGGAGGAAATCGAAGTGGAACAGGGGCAGTTGCTGCCGCCAGGGGAACGGCGTGCCGATCGACAGTCCCAGATAGTCCAGCGCGTCCCCGCCCTCCGGCCATGGCATCCGCCATCCGGCGTTGGGCAGCAACCGCCGGTCGGGCCATCGCTGCGACTGCAACCAGGTCAGCTGCTCCGCGACGTGATCCACCCCGAAGATCCGGTGGACCACGTCCGGCGGCTGCCCGGCCGGCGACTCGCCCTGGTCGGGCCAGTCGAGGCCGGCAGCCGTCGCCGCGACGCGGTACTCCCGCACCGCGTCGCGCAACACGCGCATGTCATCGAGCATCAGCAAGCTCCTCGGCTACGGGGCCGTGGGGGTCATGCAGAGGCTAGCCCCGCCCCCGCTGACCTTGAAGGCGAAGCTTGTGCCGCCGGCCTCGACCCACGGCTTCACCGGCAGCACGATGAACTCGGTGTTGTTGTTCACCTTGCACTTGCCGTAGAACGCGTTGATGTCGTTGGCCTGCGGCAGCGACTCCGTCGTCGACACCAGCTTGAGGCTGGCGACCTGGCCGGTCAGGTTGACCGCCTGGTTCGTGGACCAGAACGGGAACTCGTCGCAGGTCTGCCCGGGCACCCGCACGTCGCACGCGTTCGGTTTGAACTCCACTCTGTTGAACCATCCGTGGTTGTAGCCCTTGGCGCGCGCCGCCTGCCCCCCGACGCTGCGCGCCGGGTAGAACCACACCGCCCGGGTCGGCGGCTGCGGGAATCCGCCGTCACCCATCGCGGTCACGATGTGCTTGCCGGTCTCCGTCATGTCGGCGCCCTTGTAGTTCTTGGCGCCGGGGACGTAGACGATGACGTTGTCGTCGCACCCGGCCTTGCCCTGGGTGCCGCGCTGGGCCGTGCACGCCGAGTCGATGATCCGCTTGAGGCGCGAATCCTCCGTGGAGTCCCACGCGAAGTCGAGATCGCGCTGGTCGGCCACCAACTTCGTGGTCTTGATGACCTCGGCGTAGACCTTCAGGCTGTTGTACCACTCGCCCTCGTCCAGGCCCCAGTTCTCGAACGTGTCGAAGTCGACGTCGTGCTCGATCGGGTACTCGATGAGGCCGTTCACGCCGATCGTGCTGGGGAACAGGATGGCGAGCAGGACGCCCAGCACGACACCGATGCCGATGCCGGCGGCACCGACGACGATCCACGAGGTGCCGGCGGCGGCGACCTGAGCGGCCGCGACGACCTCGACCGTCTCCGCGATGGGAGCCAGCAGCGTCGCGCAGGCGCCGCTCGCACACCAGGCGATCGGCGCCACCGGGCCCGGCACCAGCAGGCGGGCCTGCGCGGCGTCCACCGAGGAGATCACCGGTCCGCGGCCGGACGGGGCCACCGCGAAGAGCATGTCGGTGATGTTGTCCGCGCAGTCGAGCAGTTTCTCGCCCGACGGCGGCAGGAAGGCGTCGAGGCAGCTGCTGTTCGCCGCCCGGTAGCAGCCGAGGAAGATCTCCGTGCTGCCGGCGGGTACCGGCACCGTGGCGCGTGAGCTGGCCGCGATGTAGAAGTCACCACCGGCGCCGGCGCACTGCGACGTTTCGCTGGCGGTCGTCTGCGTGGTCGCCGCCGACACCTCGTCCACATGGATCATCGTGGTGAAGTCACCGGCGAGCTCCCGTGCCACCGTGCCGTCGGCGCGCAGCGCCTCGACCCGGAACGCGTACGGCGTGTACTCCTCGAGCGGCTCGATCGGGAGCTTGATGACGCTGTCCGCCGTGCACGGGTTGGCCACGTTGCCGTTGCCGTCCACGCAGAGCTGCTCCAGCGCGAACTGGTCGTAGATCTCGCCGTCCAGGTAGGCACGGTAGCTCGCCTCGTTGGCGGGCTGCGGGTGCCAGCTGGCCATGGCGCCCCCCTCATCGGGGTCCAGGGTCAGACCGGCGTCAACGTCCGGCGGCGGCGGCAACGCGTCCGTCGTGAAGGACGTCGTGGCGGGCGTCGCCGACCGGTTGCCCGCCAGGTCGATGGCGACCACGGAGACGGTGTGGTTGCTCAACGGTTGCAACCCCGTGATCGAGTACGAGCGGGTGCCGATGGTGGTCCGCTGCGCCGTGCCGCCGTCGACCTTGACCTCGTATCCCGCGAGGCCGTAGTTGTCGGTCGCCGCGCCCCAGCTCACCTTGGCGCTGGTCGCCGTGATTGTGCCGACCGCCAGGTTCGGGACGTTGCTCGGTGGGATCAGGTCCACCACGGTGATGTCGCGCAGGATCTTCGCGTACCGGCCGGGTTCACGCTCGGCGCGGGAGCAGACCTGGACCGGGCCCAGGTGCGGCGGGCGCATGCTGGTGGTCCACGAGGCGGACCAGTCCGTGACGCCGGGCGGCGGCGGACCGAAGGTGAAGCTGGACGAGGTCGTCTTCTCGATCGAGACGTCCACCATCGTGGCCTGCTTGTGCAGGTAGC
The nucleotide sequence above comes from Micromonospora sp. NBC_00389. Encoded proteins:
- a CDS encoding fibronectin type III domain-containing protein; the encoded protein is MADNRRTRYFSRSLRAAAFAVALVLPVSLISQPAAQAEAQAVVEEQLPACADPSVPEDINHASIRLEGPTAGSEVAVDANGKIAINGYLHKQATMVDVSIEKTTSSSFTFGPPPPGVTDWSASWTTSMRPPHLGPVQVCSRAEREPGRYAKILRDITVVDLIPPSNVPNLAVGTITATSAKVSWGAATDNYGLAGYEVKVDGGTAQRTTIGTRSYSITGLQPLSNHTVSVVAIDLAGNRSATPATTSFTTDALPPPPDVDAGLTLDPDEGGAMASWHPQPANEASYRAYLDGEIYDQFALEQLCVDGNGNVANPCTADSVIKLPIEPLEEYTPYAFRVEALRADGTVARELAGDFTTMIHVDEVSAATTQTTASETSQCAGAGGDFYIAASSRATVPVPAGSTEIFLGCYRAANSSCLDAFLPPSGEKLLDCADNITDMLFAVAPSGRGPVISSVDAAQARLLVPGPVAPIAWCASGACATLLAPIAETVEVVAAAQVAAAGTSWIVVGAAGIGIGVVLGVLLAILFPSTIGVNGLIEYPIEHDVDFDTFENWGLDEGEWYNSLKVYAEVIKTTKLVADQRDLDFAWDSTEDSRLKRIIDSACTAQRGTQGKAGCDDNVIVYVPGAKNYKGADMTETGKHIVTAMGDGGFPQPPTRAVWFYPARSVGGQAARAKGYNHGWFNRVEFKPNACDVRVPGQTCDEFPFWSTNQAVNLTGQVASLKLVSTTESLPQANDINAFYGKCKVNNNTEFIVLPVKPWVEAGGTSFAFKVSGGGASLCMTPTAP